The genomic interval AGTCCCAGGCAGGAGGAGGCAAGGCTTCGGCCAACTGATCTTTAGCCACGCCGATAGGGATGAGTTGACCCCAGCCCGGCTCGGCAGCGGGCCGACCGAGCGGGAGCACCCAGACCCCCGGCGCAGCCGGGGGATATTGCGGGATCACCTGGTGGCTGTACCCATCCCGGCGGGCGAAGTCCACCACCTGCCTGCCTACCAAAAAACCCACCCGAGCCGAACCCTGCAACACCTCCTTGGCTACCCCTGCTCTCTCGGTTTTGGCCTGGATGTCGGCCACCGTCTCCCGCACCCCGTCCTTGAGGTTGGGAAACGTCGGGTGGAGGTAGAGCATCACCTCTTGGGCGGCGTAAGCCAAGGCCACGTTGCGCTCAGCTCCAGCTTCGCCCAAAAAGGCTAGGGTGTCGTTCAGGGCGACCGAGAGCAAAGCCAAGGCCCGGGCAGCTCGCGGTGGGCTAAACATCTGGGTCTGGATGCCCAGCAGCTCGAGGCGTTCGATCTCGCTCAGGGTGTCCCAGGTGAGCGGACCGGGGGAGGTCTGCGGTAGGCGGGAAACGGCTTGCTCGAGAGCAGAGGTGTGCCTAGCGATCCAGGGCTCGAGCGGCTGTGCCACCGCTACCCCGACGAGCAGCGCTAGGCCACAGAAAAATTTTCGGGCTAAAGCCAACATGACTCCTCCATGGTTTGCGCAAACCGGTCTTGCCCTACGGTTGGATGCAGCTTAGTCTATCGGAAACAGGAACTCCTATGCGCGCTTTCCCCTCGATTGGGCTTGCTCTGTTTGCTCTAGGCGGCTGGGGTTTCGCCCAACCGCCCATCCCGAATTTCGTGGAGGAAACCCAAAGCGCTGGCCTGCATAGCCGCTACGATGGGGACTTTATGGTGGGGGGTGGGGTGGCGGTTTTTGACTGTGACGATAACGGCTTGCCAGATCTGCTGCTCTCGGGCGGGAGCAACCGGGCCAAGTTCTACCGCAACCTTAGCCCGCTGGGCGGGGCCTTGAAATTCCGTGAAGAAGCGGCGGGGCTCGAGGTCGATAACGTGGTCGGAGCCTACCCGTTGGATGTGGACGGGGATGGAAAGACCGATGTGGTCTTGCTCCGCGCAGGGGAGAAGCTCCTCATGCGCGGCCTGGGAAATTGCCGTTTCGAGCGGGCCAACGAGATCTGGGGATTCAAATCAGACCGGGAGTGGACCACGGCTTTTTCCGCGACCTGGGAGAGGGGGCAGGACTGGCCCACGCTGGCTTTTGGCAACTACATCGACCGCGAGACCAGGTTTCCCTGGGGAAGCTGCAAAGGCAACGCGCTTTACCGCCCTGTCGGTAAGGGGTACACTGCGCCGATCCCGCTCGAGCCCAGCTACTGCGCCCTCTCGATGCTCTTCAGCGACTGGAACCGCTCGGGTACGCCCTCCTTGCGGGTCAGCAACGACCGCGAATACTACGCGGGCAAAGGCCAAGAGCAGCTCTGGCAGATCGTTCCCGGCCAGCCACCCCGCCTCTTCACTGAGGCCGAGGGCTGGAAGCGATTGCAAATCTGGGGTATGGGCATCGCCAGCTATGACCTGTTGGGCCAAGGCTACCCGGTGTACTTTCTCTCGAGCATGGGCGACAACAAACTTCAGGCCCTGCAGGCTGGGTCCAAGGGGCCGACCTACTCGGATATCGCCTTTCGCCGAGGGGTCACCGCACACCGCCCTTACACCGGTGGCGACGTGCACATGTCCACCGCCTGGCACGCCCAGTTTGAAGATGTCAACAACGATGGGCTCATTGATCTCTTCATCGCCAAGGGAAATGTGGGCTTTATGAAGGACGCCGCAGCCAAAGACCCTAACAACCTGCTGCTGGGCCAGCCGGACGGGAGCTTTCAGGAAGTTGGAGACAAGGCCGGGCTAGCCAGCTTTTTGCGCGGACGGGGAGCCCAGGTAGTGGACCTCAACGCGGACGGGCTCTTGGACGTGGTGGTGGTGAACCGGCTGGACGAGGCCCAGGTCTGGCGCAACGTGGGTGCCGGAAGCGCGAGCGCCCCCAAAGCGTTGGGCAACTGGCTACAGATCCGCCTGCGGCAGCCCGGCGGCAACCGCGACGCGGTAGGAGCCTGGCTCGAAGTTCAACTGGGCGACCGCATCCTGCGCCGCGAGCACACCATAGGCGGTGGCCACGCCAGCGGGAGCTTGGGGTTTCTGCACTTTGGGCTGGGTAGGGCGGAGACAGTCCGGGTGCGGGTACAGTGGCCGGATGGGGAATGGGAAGGCTGGCAGGAGGTAAAGGCCAACCAGTTTATCCTCCTCGAGCGCGGCAGCAAAGCCCAACCTTATACCCCTCGGCCCGCCAACCCCTAACAGGATCTGCCACCGCCACACAAATGTTTTTTCTTTGGCGGGGCCTGAGCTTCGAAGCTCCCCCGCCAGGTTGACAGTCGCCCATGAATACGGTATTTTCTACCCTGAGTCGAAAAACTCAGGGTAGCTGAAGGGGTCAAATTC from Meiothermus sp. Pnk-1 carries:
- a CDS encoding CRTAC1 family protein, giving the protein MRAFPSIGLALFALGGWGFAQPPIPNFVEETQSAGLHSRYDGDFMVGGGVAVFDCDDNGLPDLLLSGGSNRAKFYRNLSPLGGALKFREEAAGLEVDNVVGAYPLDVDGDGKTDVVLLRAGEKLLMRGLGNCRFERANEIWGFKSDREWTTAFSATWERGQDWPTLAFGNYIDRETRFPWGSCKGNALYRPVGKGYTAPIPLEPSYCALSMLFSDWNRSGTPSLRVSNDREYYAGKGQEQLWQIVPGQPPRLFTEAEGWKRLQIWGMGIASYDLLGQGYPVYFLSSMGDNKLQALQAGSKGPTYSDIAFRRGVTAHRPYTGGDVHMSTAWHAQFEDVNNDGLIDLFIAKGNVGFMKDAAAKDPNNLLLGQPDGSFQEVGDKAGLASFLRGRGAQVVDLNADGLLDVVVVNRLDEAQVWRNVGAGSASAPKALGNWLQIRLRQPGGNRDAVGAWLEVQLGDRILRREHTIGGGHASGSLGFLHFGLGRAETVRVRVQWPDGEWEGWQEVKANQFILLERGSKAQPYTPRPANP
- a CDS encoding vanadium-dependent haloperoxidase, whose amino-acid sequence is MLALARKFFCGLALLVGVAVAQPLEPWIARHTSALEQAVSRLPQTSPGPLTWDTLSEIERLELLGIQTQMFSPPRAARALALLSVALNDTLAFLGEAGAERNVALAYAAQEVMLYLHPTFPNLKDGVRETVADIQAKTERAGVAKEVLQGSARVGFLVGRQVVDFARRDGYSHQVIPQYPPAAPGVWVLPLGRPAAEPGWGQLIPIGVAKDQLAEALPPPAWDSPEYEQERRLFWEEQKRLDDHGRAIADKWAGDPGTVTPAGLWQELALRVLRDKASSPEAAVKVLAALNVAMHDAFIACWKAKFTYYTARPDQWVHTFDKSWKPYLRTPRFPAYPSGHSTVSGAAARVLEHYFPEQAAFFEEMAQEASYSRIIAGIHWFVDGKNGLDLGRRVAEQVLERQRY